From Plodia interpunctella isolate USDA-ARS_2022_Savannah chromosome 18, ilPloInte3.2, whole genome shotgun sequence, a single genomic window includes:
- the LOC128677819 gene encoding pickpocket protein 28-like isoform X2: MGDYNKTEKKLRLQELEPVKTKKSPRPFRDNFREYMSSTTLHGFRYIADGGITWVERIWWLIMVICSIVVCGYLILQVWNKWDESPVIVSFADTSNSVWHIPFPAVTICTETKPRKRVFNFTRANAERWSKPPTISPEDLKTFQDMLLLCNYASDPDNGPIFANKSSVETILRLAPTMDDVFLDCLWDDLTCSQMFYHTLTKDGFCYTFNMLSAEEMFRMENLHSEYYHVAGHNKSAWTLGKGYPPGETIKTYPRRGPSYGGVEFEVILLTDVRDQDLDCRGPVQGFKIWLHSPAELPNMGQNFFRLPIKYQSAAAVTPRVTDTSEGLRPYPPHKRNCFFPEERYLRFFRIYTQRNCELECASNHTAFRCDCVPLYMPHGPETKICGAGSRSCVTAALEELSLSKSSLDPKAARETTKCDCLQACTELKYDAEVSQAVYDLTNYHKNPNPDIANELRLPSGLVVYFAEELFTSLRRSELYGGVDFVANCGGIMGLFMGFSFLSLVEIVYYFTMRLWCQIRRSSRVVAE; the protein is encoded by the exons ATGGGCGACTACAACAAGACGGAGAAGAAGCTGCGCCTCCAGGAGTTGGAGCCGGTGAAGACGAAGAAGTCGCCGCGGCCGTTCCGGGACAACTTCCGGGAGTACATGTCCAGTACTACCCTACATGGATTCCGATATATCGCTGATGGAGGCATCACTTGGGTGGAAAG GATATGGTGGCTGATAATGGTGATATGCAGCATCGTAGTGTGCGGTTACCTGATCCTCCAGGTGTGGAACAAGTGGGATGAGTCCCCGGTCATCGTCAGTTTTGCTGACACTTCCAATTCTGTCTGGCAT ATCCCGTTTCCAGCTGTTACGATATGCACAGAAACAAAACCAAGGAAGCGAGTGTTCAACTTCACTAGAGCTAACGCTGAAAGGTGGAGCAAACCGCCCACCATTAGTCCTGAAGa CCTGAAGACCTTCCAAGACATGTTGCTGTTATGTAACTACGCATCAGACCCTGACAACGGTCCCATATTTGCTAATAAGAGCTCTGTTGAAACTATATTGCGG TTAGCACCGACTATGGATGATGTGTTCTTGGACTGCCTGTGGGACGACCTGACATGCAGTCAGATGTTCTACCACACCTTGACCAAGGATGGTTTCTGTTACACCTTCAACATGCTCTCTGCTGAGGAGATGTTCCGGATGGAAAA CCTACACTCTGAATATTACCATGTAGCGGGTCATAACAAGAGTGCCTGGACTTTAGGGAAGGGATATCCACCAGGAGAAACCATAAAGACGTATCCGAGACGTGGCCCT agttATGGAGGCGTGGAGTTTGAAGTAATCCTGCTGACGGATGTCCGGGACCAAGACCTTGATTGTCGAGGACCTGTCCAAGGATTCAAG ATCTGGCTGCACAGTCCAGCGGAGCTACCGAACATGGGCCAGAACTTCTTCAGGTTGCCTATTAAGTACCAGTCCGCCGCTGCGGTCACTCCGAGAGTCACTGACACCTCTGAGGGCCTGCGGCCTTACCCGCCTCATAA ACGCAATTGCTTCTTCCCAGAAGAGCGATATCTTCGATTCTTCCGCATCTACACGCAGAGAAATTGTGAACTGGAGTGCGCTTCCAACCACACCGCTTTCCGATGCGACTGTGTGCCCTTGTACATGCCTC ATGGACCAGAGACGAAAATATGTGGTGCTGGAAGCAGAAGTTGCGTCACTGCAGCTCTAG AGGAGCTGTCCCTGTCGAAGTCGTCTCTAGACCCGAAGGCCGCCCGGGAGACCACGAAGTGCGACTGTCTCCAAGCCTGCACTGAGCTGAAGTACGACGCGGAAGTGTCCCAGGCCGTCTACGACCTGACCAACTACCACAAGAACCCTAACCCGGACATTGCCAACGAGTT GCGTCTGCCATCGGGTCTCGTCGTATACTTCGCTGAAGAACTGTTCACATCGCTACGTCGCTCTGAGCTGTACGGCGGGGTCGACTTCGTCGCCAACTGCGGCGGCATCATGGGGCTCTTCATGGGCTTCTCCTTCCTCAGTCTCGTAGAGATTGTTTACTACTTCACCATGAG
- the LOC128677819 gene encoding pickpocket protein 28-like isoform X1: MAEDFSHVSPKSYHMGDYNKTEKKLRLQELEPVKTKKSPRPFRDNFREYMSSTTLHGFRYIADGGITWVERIWWLIMVICSIVVCGYLILQVWNKWDESPVIVSFADTSNSVWHIPFPAVTICTETKPRKRVFNFTRANAERWSKPPTISPEDLKTFQDMLLLCNYASDPDNGPIFANKSSVETILRLAPTMDDVFLDCLWDDLTCSQMFYHTLTKDGFCYTFNMLSAEEMFRMENLHSEYYHVAGHNKSAWTLGKGYPPGETIKTYPRRGPSYGGVEFEVILLTDVRDQDLDCRGPVQGFKIWLHSPAELPNMGQNFFRLPIKYQSAAAVTPRVTDTSEGLRPYPPHKRNCFFPEERYLRFFRIYTQRNCELECASNHTAFRCDCVPLYMPHGPETKICGAGSRSCVTAALEELSLSKSSLDPKAARETTKCDCLQACTELKYDAEVSQAVYDLTNYHKNPNPDIANELRLPSGLVVYFAEELFTSLRRSELYGGVDFVANCGGIMGLFMGFSFLSLVEIVYYFTMRLWCQIRRSSRVVAE; this comes from the exons ATGGCTGAAGATTTCAG TCACGTGTCGCCGAAGAGCTACCACATGGGCGACTACAACAAGACGGAGAAGAAGCTGCGCCTCCAGGAGTTGGAGCCGGTGAAGACGAAGAAGTCGCCGCGGCCGTTCCGGGACAACTTCCGGGAGTACATGTCCAGTACTACCCTACATGGATTCCGATATATCGCTGATGGAGGCATCACTTGGGTGGAAAG GATATGGTGGCTGATAATGGTGATATGCAGCATCGTAGTGTGCGGTTACCTGATCCTCCAGGTGTGGAACAAGTGGGATGAGTCCCCGGTCATCGTCAGTTTTGCTGACACTTCCAATTCTGTCTGGCAT ATCCCGTTTCCAGCTGTTACGATATGCACAGAAACAAAACCAAGGAAGCGAGTGTTCAACTTCACTAGAGCTAACGCTGAAAGGTGGAGCAAACCGCCCACCATTAGTCCTGAAGa CCTGAAGACCTTCCAAGACATGTTGCTGTTATGTAACTACGCATCAGACCCTGACAACGGTCCCATATTTGCTAATAAGAGCTCTGTTGAAACTATATTGCGG TTAGCACCGACTATGGATGATGTGTTCTTGGACTGCCTGTGGGACGACCTGACATGCAGTCAGATGTTCTACCACACCTTGACCAAGGATGGTTTCTGTTACACCTTCAACATGCTCTCTGCTGAGGAGATGTTCCGGATGGAAAA CCTACACTCTGAATATTACCATGTAGCGGGTCATAACAAGAGTGCCTGGACTTTAGGGAAGGGATATCCACCAGGAGAAACCATAAAGACGTATCCGAGACGTGGCCCT agttATGGAGGCGTGGAGTTTGAAGTAATCCTGCTGACGGATGTCCGGGACCAAGACCTTGATTGTCGAGGACCTGTCCAAGGATTCAAG ATCTGGCTGCACAGTCCAGCGGAGCTACCGAACATGGGCCAGAACTTCTTCAGGTTGCCTATTAAGTACCAGTCCGCCGCTGCGGTCACTCCGAGAGTCACTGACACCTCTGAGGGCCTGCGGCCTTACCCGCCTCATAA ACGCAATTGCTTCTTCCCAGAAGAGCGATATCTTCGATTCTTCCGCATCTACACGCAGAGAAATTGTGAACTGGAGTGCGCTTCCAACCACACCGCTTTCCGATGCGACTGTGTGCCCTTGTACATGCCTC ATGGACCAGAGACGAAAATATGTGGTGCTGGAAGCAGAAGTTGCGTCACTGCAGCTCTAG AGGAGCTGTCCCTGTCGAAGTCGTCTCTAGACCCGAAGGCCGCCCGGGAGACCACGAAGTGCGACTGTCTCCAAGCCTGCACTGAGCTGAAGTACGACGCGGAAGTGTCCCAGGCCGTCTACGACCTGACCAACTACCACAAGAACCCTAACCCGGACATTGCCAACGAGTT GCGTCTGCCATCGGGTCTCGTCGTATACTTCGCTGAAGAACTGTTCACATCGCTACGTCGCTCTGAGCTGTACGGCGGGGTCGACTTCGTCGCCAACTGCGGCGGCATCATGGGGCTCTTCATGGGCTTCTCCTTCCTCAGTCTCGTAGAGATTGTTTACTACTTCACCATGAG
- the LOC128677820 gene encoding alpha-amylase 2-like, with protein sequence MRPASAILLCLIAAASAYKNPYYAPGRSVNVHLFEWKWDDIADECERFLGPRGYGGIQISPPNENIVLWTYNRPWWERYQPMSYKLVTRSGDEQQFANMLRRCNDVGVRIYVDAVINHMTGEPPENLGTAGSTAVFNQWYYPAVPYTQADFNWPPCGINGMDYVNNAWRVRNCELVGLKDLDQSLEHVREKIVDFMNDLIDLGVAGFRIDAAKHMWPEDLRIIYDRLHNLNTAHGFPANARPYIYQEVIDYGGEAVTREEYTPIGAVTEFRVGMELSNAFRGNNQLRWLTSWGPDWGLLAHSDALTFIDNHDNERGHGGGGWMLTYKEPRPYKGAIAFLLAHPYGEPQIMSSYDFLDSEVGPPMNSQGHIISPSINSDGTCGNGWICQHRWRQIYAMVAFRNAAADAGINYWWDNGSNQIAFCRGGNAFIAFNNDYWNLNQNLQTCLPAGNYCDVISGNKVGNSCQGKTVTVGNDGRAIINVGANDYDMMLAIHVGPESRL encoded by the exons atg cGGCCAGCTTCGGCTATTTTACTATGCTTGATAGCCGCAGCATCGGCTTACAAGAATCCGTACTATGCTCCTGGGAGATCAGTGAATGTGCACCTCTTCGAGTGGAAATGGGACGATATTGCGGACGAGTGTGAACGATTCCTGGGCCCGCGAGGCTATGGCGGGATACAG ATTTCTCCCCCCAATGAGAATATAGTCCTGTGGACATACAACAGACCATGGTGGGAGAGGTACCAGCCAATGTCCTACAAGTTGGTGACGCGGTCTGGCGACGAGCAACAGTTTGCGAACATGTTGAGGAGGTGTAATGACGTCGGAGTcag GATATATGTGGACGCAGTAATCAACCACATGACGGGAGAGCCTCCAGAAAACTTGGGAACTGCCGGTAGTACTGCGGTTTTCAACCAATGGTACTACCCTGCTGTGCCATACACCCAGGCCGACTTCAACTGGCCTCCCTGCGGCATAAATGGCATGGACTATGTCAATAACGCCTGGAGG gtaCGAAATTGCGAGTTGGTTGGACTGAAGGATTTGGACCAATCTTTGGAGCATGTCAGGGAAAAGATCGTCGACTTTATGAATGATCTCATCGACTTGGGTGTTGCTGGTTTCAG AATCGACGCAGCCAAGCACATGTGGCCTGAAGACCTTCGCATCATATACGACCGCCTCCACAACCTGAACACAGCTCACGGCTTCCCGGCCAACGCCCGTCCTTACATCTACCAAGAAGTCATTGACTACGGCGGCGAAGCCGTCACCAGGGAGGAATACACTCCTATTGGAGCCGTCACAGAGTTCAGAGTCGGCATGGAGTTAAGCAATGCTTTCAGAGGGAACAACCAATTGAGATGGTTGACCTCTTGGGGCCCTGATTGGGGTCTATTAGCCCATAGTGATGCCTTAACTTTCATTGATAATCACGATAATGAAAGAGGACATGGCGGAGGCGGTTGGATGCTGACGTATAAGGAACCCAGACCGTACAAAGGTGCAATAGCGTTCTTATTGGCGCATCCTTACGGAGAACCACAGATCATGAGTAGCTACGACTTCTTGGATTCGGAAGTTGGCCCGCCGATGAATAGCCAAGGTCATATCATTTCTCCTTCTATTAATTCG GACGGCACATGCGGCAACGGTTGGATTTGCCAGCACCGCTGGCGGCAGATCTACGCGATGGTAGCCTTCAGAAATGCCGCAGCCGACGCCGGCATCAACTACTGGTGGGACAACGGCAGCAACCAGATAGCTTTCTGCAGAGGCGGCAATGCTTTCATCGCTTTCAATAACGATTATTGGAACCTGAATCAGAATTTGCAA ACCTGTCTACCAGCAGGCAACTACTGCGATGTGATCTCGGGCAACAAAGTGGGCAACTCCTGTCAAGGCAAAACCGTGACAGTTGGCAATGATGGGCGAGCGATTATCAACGTCGGTGCGAACGACTACGACATGATGCTGGCCATCCATGTTGGTCCCGAG agcCGCCTGTAA
- the cv gene encoding protein twisted gastrulation, whose product MAGKFYFVVALICVVPIIYACNEAICASVVSKCMLTQSCKCDLKDCSCCKDCFNCLSYLYDECCSCVDMCPKPNDTHTELSKSSYVEELVDGVPGLFSALTSEADPRERWLSITYPVDFDLSKYMPASEKQVVYHLQSIEQEAEPVSRDIITLNCTVAYLSQCMSSDKCRASCRSMGANSLRWFHDGCCECVGEKCLYYGINESRCLACPSGKGSPVIVDDDLSYDELDYGEEVDTQSV is encoded by the exons ATGGCTGGTAAATTTTACTTCGTCGTGGCGTTAATCTGTGTGGTGCCCATAATTTACGCCTGTAATGAAGCTATATGTGCCAGTGTGGTGTCCAAGTGCATGCTTACTCAGTCATGTAAATGTGATTTGAAGGACTGTTCTTGTTGTAAAGACTGCTTCAACTGCCTCAGCTACCTTTACGACGAATGCTGCAGTTGTGTGG acaTGTGTCCAAAACCCAATGACACACATACAGAGTTGTCAAAGTCCTCATATGTAGAAGAGTTAGTTGATGGTGTTCCTGGTCTATTCTCCGCTCTGACGAGTGAGGCTGATCCACGAGAGAGATGGCTGTCAATTACATACCCTGTTGATTTCGACCTGTCCAAGTACATGCCAGCATCTGAAAAGCAAGTGGTGTATCATTTAC AGAGTATCGAACAGGAGGCGGAGCCAGTAAGCCGTGATATAATAACCCTGAATTGCACTGTTGCGTATTTGTCGCAGTGCATGTCGAGCGACAAATGTCGCGCGTCTTGTCGCTCCATGGGCGCCAATAGTCTACG GTGGTTCCACGACGGATGCTGCGAATGCGTTGgcgaaaaatgtttatactaTGGGATCAATGAAAGCAG aTGCCTGGCCTGCCCGAGCGGCAAGGGTTCGCCCGTGATCGTGGACGACGACCTGTCTTACGACGAGCTGGACTATGGAGAGGAAGTGGACACGCAGTCAGTGTAG